A single region of the Camelus ferus isolate YT-003-E chromosome 2, BCGSAC_Cfer_1.0, whole genome shotgun sequence genome encodes:
- the PGRMC2 gene encoding membrane-associated progesterone receptor component 2 — translation MAAGDGDVKLGTLGSGSESSSDGSSESPGSAGAAAEGGGWAAAALALLTGGGEMLLNVALVALVLLGAYRLWVRWGRRGLGAGAGAGEESSAATLPRMKKRDFSLEQLRQYDGSRNQRILLAVNGKVFDVTKGSKFYGPEGPYGIFAGRDASRGLATFCLDKDALKDEYDDLSDLNAVQMESVREWEMQFKEKYDYVGRLLKPGEEPSEYTDEEDTKDHNKQD, via the exons ATGGCGGCGGGTGATGGGGACGTGAAGCTAGGCACCCTAGGGAGTGGCAGCGAGAGCAGCAGCGACGGTAGCAGCGAGAGCCCCGGCAGCGCgggagcagcagcagaaggggGTGGCTGGGCGGCAGCGGCGTTGGCGCTTCTGACGGGGGGCGGGGAGATGCTGCTGAACGTGGCGCTTGTGGCGCTGGTGCTGCTGGGGGCCTACCGGCTGTGGGTGCGCTGGGGGCGGCGAGGTCTGGGCGCTGGGGCCGGGGCGGGCGAGGAGAGCTCTGCCGCCACTCTGCCTCGTATGAAGAAGCGGGACTTCAGCTTGGAGCAGCTGCGCCAGTACGACGGGTCTCGCAACCAGCGCATCCTGCTCGCGGTCAATGGGAAAGTCTTCGACGTGACCAAAGGCAGCAAGTTCTACGGCCCGG aGGGTCCATATGGAATATTTGCTGGTAGGGATGCCTCCAGAGGACTAGCAACATTTTGCCTAGATAAAGATGCACTTAAAGATGAATACGATGATCTCTCAGATTTGAATGCCGTACAAATGGAAAGCGTTCGAGAATGGGAAATGCAATTTAAAG aaaaatatgaTTATGTAGGCAGACTCCTAAAACCAGGGGAAGAACCATCAGAATATACAGATGAAGAGGATACCAAGGATCACAATAAACAGGATTGA